Genomic DNA from Haloplanus aerogenes:
GATTCGTCGCGGCGCTGGAGCGGGTGGGCGACTCGCGGCGGCGACTCGCGATCGTCCTCGCTCTCGGTGTCGCCGGGCATCTGGCGGTGGCGACGACGCTGTGGCTGTCGCTCGCGGTGCTCAACGCCCCCGTCTCGCTCGCGCGAGTGTTGGTCGTGGTGCCCGTCGCCCGACTCGCGGGGGCGTCGCCGACGCCGGGCGGCACGGCGAGCGCCGAGGCGCTCCTGACGGGGTTGCTCGTCGCCGTCGGTGGCGTGGAGACGCCCGTCGCCGCCGCCGCGGCGCTGCTCTACCGCGCCGCCGCCTTCTGGATTCCGACGCTCGGGGGCGGGGTCGTCACCGCGCTTCTGGTCGTGACGAGTGGGGAAACCTACGACTCCCGGCGGTAGAGGACGACGAGGACGGCGATCAGCGTCACCTGCACCACCTTGTCGCCGATGCCGCCGGGGTTGAGCACGTCCGGCCAGTTCAGGACGAAGTAGAGGACGACCTGAATCCCCGTGAACGGAATTCCGACGAGATAGAGGAGTCGGCGGCGGAAATCGAGGAGAAAGAGGAAGACGGCGACGAAGAAGGCGATGCCGGCGAGGACGAAGCTCACCCCCTGCATGGTGTTCAGCGCGAGGACCCCGAAGTAGAGGTGAACCGCCCCCGTGATAATCGCCAGGACGATGCCAAGCCAGTGGAGTCGGGTGAGCGACGCCGTCTCGAACGTGGAGCTTCCCATGTTCTACGGTATCACGCCACTCGATAATATCGGTTGGGTCGGGGCGTACGCTTATCGGCCGCGGGTTCTACGAACGCGGATATGGGGATCGAGTACGTGCGGCGGGCGGCGACGCCCGCGATATCGGTCGTCGTCCCGTCGGTGCCGGCGTACGATCACGAACCGACCATCACCCGTCTGGAGAGACAGGAACTGGACGCCCCCTACGAAATCGTGCTGGTCGACGACGGAGAAATCGACCGGTCGGCGGCACGAAATCGGGGGCTCGAGGCGGCGTCGGCCGACGTGGTCGCGCTGACGGACGACGACACGCGGCCGCCGGACGACTGGCTGGCGACCGCGCTGGCGGCGTTCGAGGCCGATCCCGATCTGGTCTGTCTCGAAGGGCCGGTGTACGGCGGGTGTCGGAGCTTCGGTCCCCGCCACTACGTCGGCTGTAACCTCGCGGTGCGGCGGGGGGCGGCGATCGATGTCGGCGGCTTCCGATCGACGTTCTCGGAGTGGCGCGAGGACGTCGAGTTCGGGTGGCGAATGGAGGCCGAGGCCGACGGCCACTGTCGGTTCGAGCCGTCGTTCCGGATGTGTCATCCGGAGGTGCCGCGGACGGCGTTCGACGCGGCGCTGGAGCGACGGCTGAAAGGCGAGTATCCGGAGCGGTACGCGGCGGTGATGGACGTGACGCTGACCCGGCGGCTCTACCGGCGGGCGCGGGCGGCGGGGATCACCCAGCCGATCCAGCGGGTGCGAAACGCGGTCGGGCGACGAATCTGGGGCGAGTGTCGCGGAGCGGGGCGGTTCGACTGATACGGTTTTATAACTGTGTACCGGCGGTTCGTCGGGCCGTCTCGGCTGACC
This window encodes:
- a CDS encoding DUF7475 family protein; the protein is MGSSTFETASLTRLHWLGIVLAIITGAVHLYFGVLALNTMQGVSFVLAGIAFFVAVFLFLLDFRRRLLYLVGIPFTGIQVVLYFVLNWPDVLNPGGIGDKVVQVTLIAVLVVLYRRES
- a CDS encoding glycosyltransferase gives rise to the protein MGIEYVRRAATPAISVVVPSVPAYDHEPTITRLERQELDAPYEIVLVDDGEIDRSAARNRGLEAASADVVALTDDDTRPPDDWLATALAAFEADPDLVCLEGPVYGGCRSFGPRHYVGCNLAVRRGAAIDVGGFRSTFSEWREDVEFGWRMEAEADGHCRFEPSFRMCHPEVPRTAFDAALERRLKGEYPERYAAVMDVTLTRRLYRRARAAGITQPIQRVRNAVGRRIWGECRGAGRFD